The following are encoded together in the Desulfococcus multivorans genome:
- a CDS encoding NADH-quinone oxidoreductase subunit J: MTIYSTLFYILAAVILASTAMAVSRRNLVHAVIYLVFSFFGSALLFYLFGAPLLAALEVIIYAGAIMILFLFIVMMLRMEGIEERLFPLRQWLPAMGVCFVYGLVLVLLITADTTGTAPMTAAAVDPSTFGQFLFQRHWLAVEIVSMLLLIALVGVLRLGKDAGKKPEREGEVRP, encoded by the coding sequence ATGACGATATATTCAACCCTATTTTATATCCTGGCGGCGGTTATCCTGGCTTCGACGGCCATGGCCGTCAGTCGTCGCAATCTGGTTCATGCGGTCATCTACCTGGTCTTTTCGTTCTTTGGGAGCGCGCTCCTCTTTTATCTCTTCGGAGCGCCGCTTCTGGCCGCCCTTGAAGTCATTATCTATGCCGGGGCCATCATGATCCTTTTCCTGTTTATCGTGATGATGCTTCGAATGGAGGGGATTGAGGAACGGTTGTTTCCACTCAGGCAGTGGCTTCCGGCCATGGGAGTCTGTTTCGTCTACGGGCTGGTTCTGGTGCTGCTCATCACCGCCGACACGACGGGAACAGCACCCATGACAGCCGCCGCCGTCGACCCGTCAACCTTCGGTCAGTTTTTGTTTCAGCGCCACTGGCTGGCCGTCGAGATCGTCTCCATGCTGCTGCTGATCGCCCTGGTAGGCGTACTGAGACTGGGCAAAGACGCCGGAAAGAAGCCGGAGCGGGAAGGGGAGGTGAGGCCATGA
- a CDS encoding NADH-quinone oxidoreductase subunit L yields MMTAIQTANTLSTTAFWAAATASLLPLLAFGTIMVFFLKKPKWAACISIAAVSGSLVAGGILVVRHWGMTAPVEWSVSWAVSGDVSVPFGFLIDPLSLLMLVIVTVICFLVQIYSLGYMAGDPGFGRYYGCMSLFAWAMITLTLSATLLQLYIFWELVGLASYLLIGFWFEKFSASTAGKKAFVMTRLGDVALFMGIILILLHLGNVNIRQINGPEAAAAMSPAMITTAALLVFGGVIGKSAQFPLLTWLPDAMEGPTPVSALLHSATMVAAGVFLFARIHPFFSLSPTAMTVCLLVGTVSMLLSSTMAMVSRDIKQVWAYSTISQLGFMIMGLGAGGYFAGVFHLATHAGFKALLFLCSGVFIHAFHTNDMFEIGEAGGRSLRVPMLCMVIAAAALSGLPPFSGFFSKEAIMSALAAHSNPVWLWMGLFGAFLTAYYTFRLIFVILSPRNASRKARGEDSAEHRFMAGPLLILAAVTVVLGFFNLELARFLGYGKVHVEAHHGRLLYAALGAAFSGLALAWIEFGRRGAAQEGFVERIPPLFELFAERWYIDRFYRKFLDTVIYAGISRNCTENDRRVIDGVVDGIGKSAAAGGRLLAGLHLGMIQYKLMVMFAVIFMLAIYFFF; encoded by the coding sequence ATGATGACTGCCATACAGACCGCAAACACCCTGTCCACCACCGCCTTCTGGGCGGCAGCGACAGCGTCCCTTTTGCCGCTTCTCGCTTTCGGAACGATCATGGTTTTTTTCCTCAAAAAACCGAAATGGGCGGCGTGCATCTCCATTGCCGCCGTTTCCGGATCCCTGGTCGCCGGCGGGATCCTTGTGGTGCGCCATTGGGGTATGACGGCGCCGGTCGAGTGGTCCGTATCCTGGGCGGTGTCCGGCGACGTGTCGGTCCCATTCGGTTTTCTGATCGATCCCCTGAGCCTGCTGATGCTGGTCATTGTCACCGTCATCTGCTTTCTGGTACAAATCTATTCGCTGGGGTACATGGCCGGAGATCCCGGATTCGGACGGTATTACGGGTGCATGTCCCTCTTTGCCTGGGCCATGATCACCCTCACCCTCTCCGCGACCCTGCTGCAGCTCTATATCTTCTGGGAACTGGTGGGACTGGCCTCGTACCTGCTGATCGGGTTCTGGTTCGAAAAGTTCAGCGCGAGCACGGCCGGCAAGAAGGCCTTCGTCATGACGCGGCTGGGCGACGTGGCCCTTTTCATGGGCATCATCCTGATCCTGCTCCACCTGGGCAACGTCAATATCCGCCAGATCAACGGTCCGGAGGCGGCCGCGGCCATGTCGCCGGCCATGATCACCACGGCGGCGCTCCTGGTCTTCGGAGGGGTGATCGGCAAAAGCGCCCAGTTTCCGCTGCTGACGTGGCTGCCGGACGCCATGGAGGGTCCGACCCCGGTAAGCGCGCTGCTTCACTCGGCGACGATGGTGGCCGCCGGTGTCTTCCTCTTCGCGCGGATCCATCCCTTCTTCAGCCTGTCGCCCACGGCCATGACCGTCTGCCTCCTGGTCGGAACCGTGAGCATGCTGCTGTCGTCGACCATGGCCATGGTCAGCCGGGACATCAAGCAGGTGTGGGCCTATTCCACCATCAGTCAACTGGGTTTCATGATCATGGGCCTTGGGGCCGGGGGGTATTTCGCCGGCGTCTTCCACCTCGCCACCCACGCGGGATTCAAAGCCCTGCTCTTCCTCTGCTCGGGCGTTTTTATCCACGCCTTTCACACCAACGACATGTTCGAGATCGGAGAGGCCGGCGGCCGGTCCCTCCGGGTGCCTATGCTCTGCATGGTGATCGCCGCCGCTGCGCTGTCGGGTCTCCCGCCGTTTTCGGGCTTTTTCAGCAAGGAGGCGATTATGAGCGCTCTGGCGGCCCACAGCAATCCCGTATGGCTGTGGATGGGGCTTTTCGGTGCATTCCTGACCGCCTATTACACCTTTCGCCTGATATTCGTCATTCTCTCCCCCCGGAACGCGTCCCGGAAAGCCCGCGGAGAAGATTCCGCCGAACACCGGTTCATGGCGGGGCCGTTGCTGATCCTGGCTGCCGTCACCGTTGTCCTGGGCTTTTTCAACCTCGAACTGGCGCGCTTTCTTGGCTACGGCAAGGTCCACGTGGAAGCCCACCACGGCCGGCTTCTCTACGCCGCCCTGGGCGCCGCCTTCTCGGGTCTTGCTCTCGCCTGGATCGAGTTTGGTCGGCGGGGCGCGGCTCAGGAGGGTTTTGTCGAACGGATTCCACCGCTTTTTGAGCTCTTCGCCGAGCGATGGTATATCGATCGGTTCTACCGAAAATTCCTGGATACCGTCATTTACGCCGGCATCTCGAGGAACTGCACCGAGAACGACCGGCGGGTGATCGACGGCGTCGTCGACGGTATCGGAAAGAGCGCTGCGGCAGGCGGACGTCTTCTGGCCGGCCTTCACCTGGGTATGATCCAGTACAAACTGATGGTGATGTTCGCCGTGATATTCATGCTGGCAATTTACTTCTTCTTTTAG
- the nuoI gene encoding NADH-quinone oxidoreductase subunit NuoI — protein sequence MTDVFDAIKAIGSGFATTFRHLFRRPITEGYPEYKRPLPERSRARIILTRDPDGGERCVACYLCSAVCPVSCISMQSAEKSDGRRYARWFRINFGRCIYCGLCEEACPTSAIQLTPDFENCRQDILTLVYEKEDLLVDHCGKDPAYNFYRHAGIVTREAAKGEHIGEDPPVNIKSNLP from the coding sequence ATGACAGATGTTTTCGATGCCATTAAAGCGATCGGCAGCGGGTTCGCCACCACCTTCCGGCACCTCTTCCGGCGCCCCATAACCGAAGGGTATCCGGAATACAAGCGGCCTTTGCCTGAACGATCCCGGGCCCGAATCATTCTCACCCGTGACCCGGACGGAGGGGAGCGGTGCGTGGCCTGCTATCTCTGCTCGGCGGTGTGTCCGGTGAGCTGCATTTCGATGCAGTCCGCCGAAAAAAGTGACGGACGGCGGTACGCTCGATGGTTCCGCATCAATTTCGGACGGTGTATCTATTGCGGGCTCTGCGAGGAGGCCTGCCCGACCTCGGCCATTCAGTTGACGCCGGATTTCGAGAACTGCCGGCAGGACATCCTTACGCTCGTCTATGAGAAGGAAGACCTTCTCGTGGACCACTGCGGCAAGGATCCGGCGTACAATTTCTACCGGCACGCCGGTATTGTCACCCGTGAAGCGGCCAAAGGCGAACACATCGGGGAGGACCCGCCGGTCAACATCAAAAGCAATTTGCCGTAA
- a CDS encoding complex I subunit 4 family protein: protein MHTELAEFPFLSAILTSCLVGLLVIMVLPGHRTREIKWVSAGFSGVTLILSVYLFAAYDQDLGGFQFVERMAWIPRLGISYYNGADGFSLPMLLLTGIVFFTGVLTMWELEHRVKEFFALVFLLVTGVFGMFMALDLFFIFVWFDVSLFPMYLLIAVWGSTRKEYAAMKLTLYLLAGSALILPAIVYLVVQAGMGTFDLVALSAEGTLGPGVQKFAFLLLYIGFGILAGVWPFHTWSPVGHVAAPTAVSMIHAGVLMKIGAFGVLRVGMFLCPEGWQFWAPLMALLATVGIVYGAFVGLSQTDLKYCIGYSSVSHMGIVGLGLATMTADGINGAVFQMFAHGVMTALFFSSVGYIYDRTHTKIIAELGGLGRVMPVATTYFIIAALTGIGVPCLASFWAELLVFISSFKVYPVYGILAVSGLVVSALFMLRVVQRTCYGPKNEKFAHLTDVSFTLGIPRMILVSVIVLFGLFPSLMLDVIRTATIPFLHRLP, encoded by the coding sequence ATGCATACGGAGTTAGCCGAATTTCCATTTCTCTCCGCCATCCTCACGAGCTGCCTGGTGGGGCTCCTCGTGATCATGGTGCTGCCCGGACACCGGACCCGCGAGATCAAGTGGGTCAGCGCGGGCTTTTCCGGCGTGACCCTGATCCTCTCGGTCTACCTGTTCGCGGCCTACGATCAGGACCTGGGCGGTTTCCAGTTCGTCGAGCGTATGGCGTGGATTCCCCGGCTGGGCATCTCCTACTATAACGGCGCCGACGGATTCAGTCTGCCGATGCTGCTTCTGACCGGCATCGTCTTCTTTACAGGCGTTCTGACCATGTGGGAGCTGGAGCACCGGGTCAAGGAGTTTTTCGCCCTTGTGTTTCTCCTGGTGACGGGTGTCTTCGGCATGTTCATGGCCCTCGATCTCTTTTTTATCTTCGTCTGGTTCGATGTCTCCCTTTTTCCCATGTATCTCCTGATCGCGGTATGGGGCAGCACCCGCAAGGAATACGCCGCCATGAAGCTGACCCTCTATCTCCTGGCCGGAAGCGCCCTGATCCTGCCGGCCATCGTTTACCTGGTGGTTCAGGCGGGAATGGGAACCTTCGACCTGGTGGCATTGAGCGCCGAAGGGACCCTCGGCCCGGGGGTTCAGAAGTTCGCCTTTCTGCTGCTCTACATCGGATTCGGGATCCTGGCGGGCGTATGGCCGTTCCATACCTGGTCGCCGGTGGGTCACGTGGCCGCGCCCACGGCGGTGAGCATGATCCATGCCGGGGTGCTCATGAAGATCGGCGCTTTCGGCGTGCTTCGGGTGGGGATGTTCCTGTGCCCCGAGGGGTGGCAGTTCTGGGCGCCGCTCATGGCGCTGCTGGCCACCGTGGGGATCGTCTACGGCGCCTTTGTGGGCCTCAGCCAGACCGACCTCAAGTACTGCATCGGCTACTCCAGCGTTTCCCACATGGGGATTGTGGGGTTGGGCCTCGCCACCATGACCGCTGACGGCATCAACGGCGCGGTGTTCCAGATGTTCGCCCACGGGGTGATGACGGCGCTCTTCTTCTCGTCGGTCGGGTATATCTACGACCGGACCCACACCAAGATCATCGCGGAACTCGGGGGGCTGGGGCGGGTGATGCCCGTGGCGACCACCTATTTCATCATCGCGGCCCTGACGGGCATCGGGGTGCCCTGTCTGGCCAGCTTCTGGGCCGAACTTCTGGTCTTTATCTCGTCGTTCAAGGTCTACCCCGTGTACGGTATCCTCGCCGTTTCGGGGCTGGTGGTGAGCGCGCTCTTCATGCTCCGCGTCGTTCAGCGAACCTGCTACGGCCCGAAGAACGAAAAATTCGCCCATCTGACGGACGTATCCTTCACTCTGGGCATTCCCCGGATGATCCTGGTGTCGGTCATCGTGCTCTTCGGCCTTTTCCCGTCCCTCATGCTTGACGTGATCCGGACGGCGACAATCCCATTTCTTCATAGGTTGCCATAA
- the aroF gene encoding 3-deoxy-7-phosphoheptulonate synthase, giving the protein MLIVMEKTATPEQIENVVSIIEQKGYTPRPIPGGERVAIGVLRNKGPVDAALFLGIPGVKDTVPITRPYKLVSRETQPEDTIVTVGDVAIGNGRLTLMAGPCAIESELQALTIAEKVKAAGAHIFRGGAFKPRTSPYAFQGMGEEGLKIMARVREVTGMPIVTEVMDDQTFDLVEAYADIIQIGTRNMQNFSLLKRAGRSRKPIFLKRGLAATIDEWLMAAEYILEGGNTQVILCERGVRTFVNHSRNTLDVSAVPVVRKESHLPIIIDPSHAGGRRDQVIPLSRAAVAVGAHGLMVEVHHEPDKAMSDGAQSLYPEQFVSLCRQVDAIFRILQNGTDAI; this is encoded by the coding sequence ATGTTGATTGTAATGGAAAAAACCGCGACACCGGAGCAGATCGAAAATGTCGTCAGCATCATTGAACAAAAAGGATACACCCCCCGACCGATTCCCGGGGGTGAGCGGGTGGCCATCGGCGTGCTTCGAAACAAGGGGCCGGTGGATGCCGCGCTGTTTCTGGGAATTCCCGGCGTGAAGGACACCGTCCCCATCACGCGCCCCTATAAGCTCGTCAGTCGGGAAACCCAGCCCGAAGACACCATCGTCACCGTTGGTGATGTCGCGATCGGCAACGGCCGGCTCACACTCATGGCAGGCCCCTGCGCCATCGAAAGCGAGCTGCAGGCCCTCACCATCGCCGAAAAGGTCAAGGCCGCCGGCGCTCACATCTTCCGGGGCGGCGCCTTCAAACCCCGGACATCTCCCTACGCCTTCCAGGGCATGGGCGAGGAAGGCCTCAAGATCATGGCCAGGGTGCGCGAAGTCACCGGCATGCCCATCGTCACGGAGGTGATGGATGATCAGACCTTCGATCTCGTGGAGGCCTATGCCGACATCATCCAGATCGGCACCCGGAACATGCAGAATTTCAGCCTCCTCAAGCGGGCCGGTCGGTCCCGGAAGCCAATTTTCCTGAAGCGCGGCCTCGCCGCCACCATCGACGAATGGCTCATGGCCGCGGAATACATCCTCGAAGGCGGAAATACGCAGGTCATTCTCTGCGAGCGGGGGGTGCGCACCTTTGTCAACCACAGCCGGAATACGCTGGACGTCTCGGCCGTGCCCGTGGTGAGAAAGGAAAGCCACCTACCCATCATCATCGATCCCAGCCACGCCGGAGGCCGCCGCGACCAGGTCATCCCGCTCAGCCGGGCGGCGGTGGCCGTAGGCGCCCACGGCCTCATGGTGGAGGTCCACCATGAACCGGACAAGGCGATGAGCGACGGGGCCCAGTCTCTCTATCCCGAGCAGTTCGTATCGCTCTGCCGGCAGGTCGACGCCATCTTCAGGATCCTCCAAAACGGCACGGATGCGATTTGA
- the nuoK gene encoding NADH-quinone oxidoreductase subunit NuoK, whose protein sequence is MIVPYHHVLILAGLLFLTGMFCLVTRRNLIMMVLGLEIMLNASAVAFVGSALQWRHLDGQAMAIFIIAVAAAEVSIGLGLIVWIYRRTGTVDAGCIETDACRID, encoded by the coding sequence ATGATCGTACCGTATCATCATGTTCTGATTCTGGCCGGCCTCCTTTTTCTCACAGGGATGTTCTGCCTGGTGACCCGACGCAACCTGATCATGATGGTGCTCGGGCTCGAGATTATGCTGAATGCTTCGGCCGTGGCTTTTGTGGGGTCCGCCCTCCAGTGGCGGCACCTGGACGGTCAGGCCATGGCGATTTTCATCATCGCGGTGGCCGCTGCCGAGGTTTCAATCGGACTGGGGCTCATTGTCTGGATCTATCGGCGGACGGGCACCGTGGATGCCGGATGCATCGAAACCGATGCCTGCCGGATCGACTGA
- a CDS encoding NADH-quinone oxidoreductase subunit N → MNWMIFSPEICCLVTALVFLFLAMAPTDARRDYIVAVALTGLAVCISLAGLYAAGELFHGTYRVDLFSQVFKSLLLMGLFLVVFISSGLSGIEHRYHPEYYMLLSICTLAMMMLVSAVHILTLYVALELSSYSLYILVFLRKGRDQGVASGMKFFLIGASASATMLLGLALLYGATNAAYFRVMVEVIPGVIHQPEVILGLALSLSGFLFKMAVFPFHFWAPDVYEGAAHQVAAYISTASKVAVIAVLLRMVALSGGESTHLVHFLAVLAIISMTVGNLTAIAQKDLKRLLAFSSIAHAGYVLVGILCISPEGNVSAMFYAVTVLLLKFTCFLVVIQTAFDGENIDIDRLAGLHRRSPIMALALMTALFGLAGIPPTIGFTGKLLIFVAAMEKGYFALVLIAMFNVVISLYYYLLVVRAAYLLDPPEGAGPLPAMPGAKILAGTLVAAIVILGIYPTPLLDLIQAAATALG, encoded by the coding sequence ATGAACTGGATGATTTTCAGCCCTGAAATCTGCTGCCTGGTAACGGCGCTGGTGTTCCTGTTTCTGGCCATGGCGCCGACGGATGCCCGGCGGGATTACATCGTGGCGGTCGCCCTGACCGGCCTGGCCGTGTGCATCTCCCTTGCCGGGCTATATGCGGCGGGCGAGCTGTTTCACGGCACCTACCGTGTCGATCTCTTCTCCCAGGTCTTCAAGTCCCTGCTGCTCATGGGGCTTTTCCTCGTGGTCTTTATCAGCTCGGGCCTTTCCGGCATCGAACACCGGTATCATCCGGAATACTACATGCTCCTCAGCATCTGCACCCTGGCCATGATGATGCTGGTGAGCGCCGTCCATATATTGACACTTTACGTGGCCCTGGAACTGTCGAGTTACAGTCTGTATATCCTTGTTTTTCTGAGAAAAGGGCGTGATCAGGGTGTGGCCTCGGGCATGAAGTTCTTCCTCATCGGGGCGTCGGCATCGGCCACCATGCTTCTGGGTCTGGCCCTGCTCTACGGGGCGACCAACGCCGCTTACTTCCGGGTCATGGTAGAGGTCATTCCCGGCGTGATCCATCAGCCGGAGGTCATTCTGGGGCTCGCTCTTTCGCTTTCGGGATTCCTCTTCAAGATGGCGGTCTTTCCGTTTCATTTCTGGGCGCCGGACGTCTACGAGGGCGCGGCCCACCAGGTGGCGGCCTATATCTCCACCGCCTCGAAGGTCGCCGTAATCGCCGTACTGCTCCGAATGGTTGCCCTCAGCGGAGGAGAGAGTACCCACCTCGTACATTTCCTGGCCGTCCTGGCCATCATCTCCATGACCGTGGGAAACCTCACCGCGATCGCCCAGAAGGATCTCAAACGCCTTCTCGCATTTTCCAGCATCGCCCATGCCGGCTATGTACTGGTGGGGATTCTCTGCATCAGTCCGGAAGGCAACGTCAGTGCCATGTTCTACGCGGTCACGGTACTGCTCCTCAAATTCACCTGTTTTCTGGTGGTGATCCAGACGGCCTTTGACGGCGAAAACATTGATATCGACCGCCTTGCCGGACTTCACCGCCGGTCCCCGATCATGGCCCTGGCGCTCATGACGGCGCTGTTCGGGTTGGCCGGCATTCCGCCGACCATCGGGTTCACGGGCAAGCTCCTCATCTTTGTGGCGGCAATGGAGAAAGGCTATTTCGCCCTGGTCCTCATCGCCATGTTCAACGTCGTGATCTCTCTGTACTATTATCTCCTCGTCGTCCGGGCGGCCTATCTCCTCGATCCCCCGGAAGGAGCGGGCCCGCTTCCCGCCATGCCCGGCGCCAAAATCCTTGCCGGCACCCTTGTCGCCGCCATTGTGATCCTGGGCATCTACCCCACGCCCCTCCTGGATCTCATCCAGGCTGCGGCCACGGCGCTGGGGTAG